One genomic region from Rosa rugosa chromosome 1, drRosRugo1.1, whole genome shotgun sequence encodes:
- the LOC133717793 gene encoding LOW QUALITY PROTEIN: mannan endo-1,4-beta-mannosidase 7 (The sequence of the model RefSeq protein was modified relative to this genomic sequence to represent the inferred CDS: deleted 1 base in 1 codon; substituted 2 bases at 2 genomic stop codons), with translation MKHLPLALFVLAFLIHQQCFHIHIEAARDDFVRTRGVQFLLNGSPYYTNGFNAYWLMYMASDDPSQRYQVSSVFREATSHGLTVARTWAFSDGGYRPLQYSPGSYNEQMFKGLDFVIAEARRYGIKLILSLVNNYENFGGKKQYVNWARSKGQXLTSDDDFFRNPVVKGFYKNHVSTVLNRYNIYTRVHYKDDPTVMAWELMNEPRCISDPSGRTIQAWIREMASHVKSIDRNHLLEAGLEGFYGQSTPQRMRLNPGFQIGTDFIANNKIPGIDFATVHSYPDQWLSSSNDQYQLFFLNNWLNTHIQDSQYILRKPIFIAEFGKSRKDPGFNTYQRDLLFNTVYYXIYSSAKRGGAAAGGLFWQLLTEGMNSFGDGYEIVLSQSPSTANVIAQQSHKLYQIRKIFAKIRNAQRWKRARAIRRDQWLARNKGKPIGK, from the exons ATGAAGCATCTACCTTTGGCTCTCTTTGTTTTAGCTTTTTTGATCCACCAGCAATGTTTTCACATCCATATTGAAGCAGcacgtgatgattttgtcaGAACCAGAGGAGTGCAGTTTCTATTGAATGGCAGTCCATACTATACAAATGGCTTCAATGCGTACTGGTTGATGTATATGGCCTCTGAT GATCCTTCTCAGAGGTACCAAGTATCGTCGGTTTTTCGTGAAGCAACTAGCCATGGCCTCACAGTGGCTAGAACTTGGGCTTTCAGTGACGGAGGTTACAGACCCCTTCAATACTCTCCTGGCTCTTATAATGAGCAAATGTTTAAG GGGTTGGATTTTGTTATAGCTGAGGCTAGAAGGTATGGGATTAAGCTGATACTAAGCTTGGTGAACAACTATGAGAACTTTGGTGGaaagaagcagtatgtgaacTGGGCAAGAAGCAAGGGGCAGTAGTTGACTTCTGATGATGATTTCTTTAGAAACCCTGTTGTTAAGGGTTTCTACAAGAACCATGTCAGT ACTGTTCTTAACAGATACAACATCTACACTAGAGTTCATTACAAAGATGATCCAACAGTTATGGCTTGGGAGCTTATGAATGAGCCTAGATGCATATCAGATCCTTCAGGAAGGACAATTCAG GCTTGGATAAGGGAAATGGCTTCCCATGTGAAGTCAATAGATAGAAATCATTTACTGGAAGCTGGTTTAGAGGGATTTTATGGACAATCAACACCTCAGAGGATGAGACTCAATCCTGGTTTCCAAATAGGAACAGACTTCATTGCAAATAATAAGATCCCTGGGATTGATTTTGCAACAGTTCACTCCTATCCAGATCAATG GTTGTCTAGCTCAAACGATCAATATCAACTGTTTTTCTTGAACAACTGGCTTAATACTCACATCCAAGATTCACAGTACATTCTTCGAAAGCCGATCTTCATCGCAGAATTTGGGAAATCTAGGAAAGATCCTGGTTTCAACACGTACCAAAGAGACCTGCTCTTCAACACCGTGTACTACTAGATATACTCTTCAGCCAAGAGAGGGGGAGCTGCTGCTGGGGGTTTGTTCTGGCAACTTCTTACTGAGGGCATGAACTCGTTCGGTGATGGGTACGAGATAGTTCTGAGCCAAAGTCCCTCAACTGCTAATGTAATTGCTCAACAATCTCACAAGCTCTATCAGATTAGGAAGATCTTTGCGAAGATAAGAAATGCTCAGAGGTGGAAGAGAGCTAGGGCCATTAGAAGGGATCAATGGTTGGCTAGAAACAAAGGCAAGCCTATAGGAAAATGA